The window CTGCATTACATGCAATTTAGGAATGTAGGGTAGCACATGATGTGTGGGCTAGAAGCTCCATCAATTTGCAGAAATGCACTAATGCTTACCATgatattttccttttgtttgaaTCTTTATTGGATAGGTTATCAATAGCTGAGTTTGAATTGTTCCTTGTTCAAGCTTGGCTCATTTGGAACCCGAGGAATGCAATTGTACATGGAGGGCAGATCAAGGATCCGAAGTGGTTGAAAAAGAGAGTAGCGGATTATTTGGAGGAATACAGGATGGCACAAGAGCAACTAACTCTTCCAAGCACGACACAGCCCAAAAACACTTGGCAACCTCCTCCTCCATCAGTGTACAAGCTCAATTTTGATGCAGCTATTTTTGCTGAACTTCAATGCTCGGGTTTTGGGGCAATAATCCGTAACTCAGATGGGGAAGTGATGGCTGCAATGTCTGTCAAAGGACCCTCAATTAACAGCAGTGAAGAAGCAAAGGCTCTGGCTTGTAGAAAGGCAATAGATTTCTCAATGGAAGTAGGCTTTTCAGAGCTACTAATTGAAGGTGACAATGCTACAGTGATGAAGGCAGTTTCAAGTTCATCAGGAAATCACTCCTTGCCGGGACATATTTATGCGGACATCCAATGCTATCTCCGTGGGCTGCAATCAGTTTTAATAAGCAGCATTAAAAGAGGGGGAATAAGGTAGCGCATATTTTGGCTCGCTATGCTTGGAACATTAGTGATGAATTGTATTGGTTGGAAGATTCACCACCACCTATCTTAAAAGCTTTGTACCAAGATTGTTTACATATAAATGAATGAATGATTGTTctgttctcaaaaaaataaaaataaaaataaataaaaaaataaaaataaaaattctctatatatatatatatatatatatatatatcattagtCAAATATGCAATATTTTGGAGTAAATTGCAAAGTACACCGTGAAGTTTAGGGTTacttggattttacaccctaaagtttggttttattaataaaaacacATTTGGTTAGTTTTAGCTGTTAAGTGACACATCATCGTGTTGATGtgtatttttttccaaaattagcCCAAACAACGTAATTTCACTTAATTGTCAATTACACACACTCCTTTGGATACATTAGGTTAAAGATATTTTATAGTTCAACAACCCAAAGCTATATGCTTAACCTTCACTAACACAATGTACTCAcaattatattgaaatattcAACGGTGTGGATGAGTTGAAATCCTATTTACACATAAAAGTCAATTGTTGTCTTAGCGTACTGATAAGAGAAATGATCAAAGAGGGGACACAATAGATTTAAATTCTATtgcatttataaatttttgtatcaTTAGTCAAATATGCAATTTTTGGTGGTAAATTGCAAAGTACACAATGAAGTTTATGGTTgcttggattttatatcctaaTATTTGGTTTTGTTAGTAAAAACACACTCGGTTAGCTTTGGCTTTTAAGTGACACATCATCatgttgatgtgtttttttttcccctcgaATCAGCCCTAAACAATGCAGTTTCACTTAATTGTCAATTACAGACACTCCTTTGGATACATTAGGCTAAAGATATTTTATAGTCGAACAACCCAAAGCTATGCTTAACCTTCACTGACATAATATACTCACAATTATATGGAAATATTCAAAGGTGTGGaagttttgttttcttctaaAGAAATGTTGActtaaaatttatgataaaCAATTGTAGTCACATAGACTATAAGGGAAAATGCATACCCCTATGAAATCTAATAAAGTGCAAGCACCTAAAATGAGCTGAAAATGGCCAAAAGGGAAAACTTTTAAGGAAGTGGACATATAAACTAAACATATATAGCATGACTAGGTCACAAGTAATTTAGTCCAAGGATATGATAAGGCAATTTGGCTAAGCATGATGACTTTGAATCAGCACAAGCCCAATTTGATATTTTGGTTATTTCCAAGTTTTCAATGTCCGTACGTAAATTTAACAATTAGTTAAAAAGTGCGCAATTTAGGTCTCACCCATTTAACATGTATACGAATTGAACGATTAGTTAAATGCACAATTTAGGTCTCCCCTAGAttaatggtccgtttggattgaggagaATGGAGGAGTAGAGTAAATTAGATTTGGCATGAAATTATCTTAtcttcaaccaaacacaaatgtgCCCTAA of the Quercus robur chromosome 10, dhQueRobu3.1, whole genome shotgun sequence genome contains:
- the LOC126701712 gene encoding uncharacterized protein LOC126701712: MLYRLSIAEFELFLVQAWLIWNPRNAIVHGGQIKDPKWLKKRVADYLEEYRMAQEQLTLPSTTQPKNTWQPPPPSVYKLNFDAAIFAELQCSGFGAIIRNSDGEVMAAMSVKGPSINSSEEAKALACRKAIDFSMEVGFSELLIEGDNATVMKAVSSSSGNHSLPGHIYADIQCYLRGLQSVLISSIKRGGIR